From Solibacillus isronensis, the proteins below share one genomic window:
- a CDS encoding coenzyme F420-0:L-glutamate ligase, with protein MERVVGTVVRGLRGPIINEGDDIVQIVVDTALNAAKTEGYEIEDRDIVTVTESVVARAQGNYAKISDIASDVKAKFGDDTVGVIFPILSRNRFSNILKGIAAGTKKIVLMLSYPSDEVGNHLVSLDELDEKGINPWTDVLTEAEFRGHFGYNKHTFTGVDYIEYYKELIVEQGAEVEVIFSNNAKTILDYTKSILTCDIHSRFRTKRILKAAGAEKVYGLDNILAESVNGSGSNSNYGLLGSNKSTEDSVKLFPDKCQPIVDDIQAKILAATGKLVEVMIYGDGAFKDPVGQIWELADPVVSPAYTPGLDGTPNEIKLKYLADNDFSNLHGEELKSAIKEYINNKEEDLTGNMAAQGTTPRKLTDLIGSLSDLTSGSGDKGTPMIYIQGYFDNYTK; from the coding sequence TTGGAACGTGTAGTAGGAACGGTTGTACGAGGTCTTCGTGGCCCAATTATTAATGAAGGGGACGATATTGTTCAAATCGTTGTTGATACAGCGTTAAATGCTGCAAAGACAGAAGGCTATGAAATTGAGGATCGTGATATTGTGACAGTGACAGAATCTGTTGTTGCACGTGCACAAGGTAACTACGCTAAAATTTCAGATATCGCATCTGATGTAAAAGCAAAATTCGGTGATGACACTGTAGGTGTGATTTTCCCGATTCTTTCGCGTAACCGCTTCTCTAACATTTTAAAAGGAATTGCAGCAGGTACAAAGAAAATCGTCCTTATGCTAAGCTACCCATCTGATGAAGTGGGCAACCATTTAGTATCATTGGATGAACTAGATGAAAAAGGTATCAACCCATGGACTGATGTGCTGACAGAAGCTGAATTCCGTGGCCATTTCGGTTATAACAAACATACATTTACAGGTGTAGACTACATCGAATATTATAAAGAATTAATCGTCGAACAAGGTGCTGAAGTTGAAGTCATCTTCTCGAACAATGCAAAAACAATTTTAGATTATACGAAAAGCATTTTAACTTGCGATATTCACTCTCGCTTCCGTACAAAACGTATTTTAAAAGCTGCTGGAGCAGAAAAAGTTTATGGTCTTGATAACATTTTAGCTGAATCTGTAAACGGATCTGGTTCTAACTCTAATTACGGGTTACTTGGATCAAACAAATCGACAGAAGATAGTGTGAAATTATTCCCGGACAAATGCCAACCAATCGTTGATGACATCCAGGCGAAAATTTTAGCGGCTACAGGGAAACTTGTAGAAGTAATGATCTACGGTGACGGTGCATTTAAAGATCCAGTTGGCCAAATTTGGGAACTTGCAGACCCTGTTGTATCACCTGCTTACACGCCAGGTCTTGACGGTACTCCGAACGAAATCAAGTTGAAGTATTTAGCGGACAATGATTTCTCTAACTTGCATGGTGAAGAATTAAAATCAGCAATCAAAGAATATATTAACAACAAGGAAGAAGATTTAACTGGTAATATGGCGGCTCAAGGTACAACACCTCGTAAGCTGACAGATTTAATCGGTTCATTATCTGACTTAACTTCAGGTTCAGGCGATAAAGGAACACCAATGATCTACATCCAAGGGTATTTCGATAACTATACAAAATAA
- a CDS encoding ECF transporter S component produces the protein MESSRPLTTSSEKTKDLIITSLLISLVFVATFFINIRLPIAANGGLVHLGSAMLFIISILFGPKKGAMAGAFGMALFDILSGWTLWAPFTFITRGLQGYIVGKIATMHGKNGGSFIYNFAAIVISVPFMLGGYYICERVLYGNWVIPLASIPGNLVQNAVGLIIAIPVCIALKKLPLFK, from the coding sequence ATGGAATCATCACGACCACTCACTACTTCATCAGAAAAAACAAAAGATTTAATTATTACGAGCCTTCTCATTTCACTCGTGTTCGTAGCCACATTTTTTATTAATATCCGTTTGCCGATTGCTGCAAATGGGGGTCTCGTTCATTTAGGTTCTGCCATGCTTTTTATTATCTCAATTTTATTTGGTCCGAAGAAGGGCGCAATGGCCGGAGCATTCGGTATGGCACTGTTTGATATTTTATCCGGCTGGACATTATGGGCACCATTTACATTCATTACTCGTGGTCTTCAGGGCTATATTGTTGGTAAAATTGCGACGATGCATGGAAAAAATGGCGGAAGTTTTATTTATAACTTTGCGGCTATCGTTATCTCGGTTCCCTTTATGCTTGGCGGTTATTATATTTGTGAACGTGTTCTCTACGGAAACTGGGTCATTCCACTTGCATCAATTCCAGGAAATCTCGTTCAAAATGCAGTGGGTCTTATCATTGCAATACCTGTATGTATCGCTTTGAAAAAACTGCCTCTTTTTAAATAA
- a CDS encoding hydrolase has translation MLKKEEAVLVLIDIQGKLAQVVEESALVVGNIATMVQGAKLLELPILWLEQYPKGLGPTDERVAEHLTDEKPIEKITFSAYDTEEFVQALQQTGRKKILLAGIEAHICVYQTAAQLLENGYEVEVLADCVSSRTASNREIGIQKMLQLGARVTSVEMALFEMQQVAKGDAFKAISKLVK, from the coding sequence ATGTTAAAAAAAGAAGAAGCAGTATTAGTACTGATTGATATTCAGGGGAAATTGGCGCAAGTTGTTGAGGAAAGTGCACTAGTTGTAGGTAATATCGCCACAATGGTACAAGGGGCAAAGTTATTGGAATTACCTATTTTATGGCTTGAGCAATATCCAAAAGGGCTTGGTCCGACAGATGAGCGAGTTGCGGAGCATTTAACAGATGAAAAACCGATTGAAAAAATTACATTCAGTGCTTATGATACTGAGGAATTTGTACAAGCATTACAGCAAACAGGACGCAAGAAGATTTTATTGGCCGGAATTGAAGCCCATATTTGTGTGTATCAAACAGCAGCTCAATTACTGGAAAACGGTTATGAAGTCGAAGTGCTGGCAGACTGTGTGTCTTCACGCACAGCGAGTAATCGAGAGATAGGCATCCAGAAAATGTTGCAGCTTGGTGCACGCGTAACTAGTGTGGAAATGGCATTATTCGAAATGCAGCAAGTAGCAAAAGGCGATGCATTTAAAGCAATTAGCAAATTAGTAAAATAA
- the pheT gene encoding phenylalanine--tRNA ligase subunit beta has product MLVSLKWLSQYVDISSIEANELAEKITRAGIEVDAVIDRSLGMSNVVVGHVVSKEKHPEADKLNVCQVDVGEEELQQIVCGAPNVDAGQKVIVARPGAKLPGGIKIKKAKLRGQESNGMICSLQELGIEGRLVPKAYADGIYVLPADSTPGADALEVLGLRDTVLELGLTPNRSDAMSMLGVAYEVAAILSQDVKLPEIVYTASAEKAEDVLKLTVEDKEANPMYAAKVVKNIEVKESPLWLQHALMSAGVRPHNNVVDITNYVLMEYGQPLHAFDYDKLATGEIVTRMARDGEVMTTLDDQERKLASHNLVITNGQEAEAVAGVMGGAKSEVSNTTTTVVIESAYFNPASVRRTSKEIGLRSDSSARFEKGVDPNRVLPAAERAAQLLAELAGGEVLEGTVLVDELDKTPARVVVSPDFINGRLGMKISLEDMLSILERLKFDVEAANGLLIIDAPTRRQDIKIPEDIVEEIARMYGYDEIPVSLPASDQVGRLTPYQAGRRIVRNVMEGAGLYQAVTYSLTSAAHAQKFALKAEDTTKLLMPMSEERSTLRQSLIPHLVEAASYNVARQAETVALYEIGSVFLGQTAEELPFEEEHLALVLTGKWIDNTWQGEKKNVDFFVAKGIVEAVFAKLGLTARVSYVKAQVDGLHPGRTADVLLDGEKVGVIAQLHPQEQKAFDVKETYVAELNLNAILSATQEELVYSMIPRFPAMSRDIALELDVAAPAGEIVSIIKGAGTSLLKEVKVFDVYAGEKMTAGKKSVAFSLTYFDPERTLTDEEVVTAHNKVLKALAAAGAEVR; this is encoded by the coding sequence ATGTTAGTTTCATTAAAATGGTTAAGTCAATATGTAGACATTTCTTCTATAGAAGCAAATGAATTAGCAGAAAAAATTACGCGTGCGGGTATTGAAGTTGATGCAGTAATTGACCGTTCACTAGGCATGTCAAATGTTGTTGTAGGTCATGTTGTATCAAAAGAAAAACATCCGGAAGCAGATAAATTAAATGTGTGTCAAGTTGATGTTGGGGAAGAAGAGCTTCAACAAATCGTGTGTGGGGCTCCAAACGTTGATGCTGGTCAAAAAGTCATCGTAGCGCGTCCAGGGGCAAAATTGCCAGGCGGCATTAAAATTAAAAAAGCGAAGTTACGCGGGCAAGAATCAAACGGAATGATTTGTTCACTTCAGGAGTTGGGCATTGAAGGCCGTCTTGTGCCAAAAGCTTATGCAGATGGGATTTATGTATTACCTGCCGATTCAACTCCAGGTGCAGATGCATTAGAAGTTTTAGGCTTACGTGATACAGTACTTGAGCTTGGTTTAACGCCGAACCGTTCGGATGCAATGAGCATGCTTGGTGTTGCTTATGAAGTAGCTGCGATTTTATCCCAAGATGTAAAATTACCGGAAATCGTTTATACAGCTTCAGCTGAAAAAGCGGAAGACGTTTTAAAGTTAACGGTAGAAGATAAAGAAGCAAATCCGATGTACGCAGCAAAAGTTGTAAAAAACATTGAAGTAAAAGAATCGCCATTATGGCTGCAGCATGCGCTTATGTCTGCAGGAGTACGACCACATAATAACGTAGTTGATATTACAAACTACGTATTAATGGAATACGGTCAACCATTACATGCATTTGACTACGATAAATTGGCAACTGGTGAAATCGTAACGCGTATGGCACGTGATGGTGAAGTAATGACAACGCTTGATGATCAGGAGCGTAAATTGGCTAGCCACAATCTTGTCATTACAAATGGTCAAGAAGCTGAAGCGGTTGCAGGTGTTATGGGCGGTGCTAAATCAGAAGTATCAAATACTACAACGACAGTAGTAATCGAATCTGCATACTTCAATCCGGCTTCTGTGCGCCGTACTTCAAAAGAGATCGGCTTACGTTCAGATTCTTCAGCGCGTTTTGAAAAAGGTGTTGATCCGAATCGTGTCCTTCCTGCAGCAGAACGTGCAGCACAATTACTTGCTGAATTAGCAGGAGGAGAAGTATTGGAAGGTACAGTGCTAGTAGATGAGCTTGATAAAACGCCAGCTCGTGTTGTTGTATCACCTGACTTTATTAACGGCCGTTTAGGTATGAAGATTTCGTTAGAGGATATGCTGTCTATTTTAGAGCGTTTAAAATTTGATGTGGAAGCAGCAAATGGCTTATTGATCATTGATGCTCCAACGCGACGACAGGATATTAAAATTCCGGAAGATATCGTTGAAGAAATTGCACGTATGTATGGCTATGATGAGATTCCTGTAAGCTTACCGGCGAGTGATCAAGTTGGCCGGTTAACGCCTTATCAGGCAGGACGCCGTATCGTACGCAATGTAATGGAAGGTGCCGGTCTTTATCAAGCGGTAACTTACTCATTAACTTCAGCAGCGCACGCTCAAAAGTTTGCATTAAAAGCTGAAGATACAACAAAATTATTAATGCCTATGTCTGAAGAACGCTCAACATTACGCCAAAGCTTAATTCCTCACTTAGTAGAGGCAGCAAGCTATAACGTAGCCCGTCAAGCGGAAACAGTAGCATTATATGAAATTGGTTCAGTATTCCTTGGACAAACTGCTGAAGAACTTCCATTTGAAGAAGAGCACTTAGCGCTTGTGTTAACAGGTAAATGGATAGATAATACATGGCAGGGCGAAAAGAAAAATGTTGATTTCTTCGTTGCAAAAGGTATTGTTGAAGCGGTATTTGCTAAATTAGGCTTAACAGCTCGAGTAAGCTATGTAAAAGCGCAAGTAGACGGTTTACATCCAGGTCGAACAGCCGATGTATTATTAGATGGCGAAAAAGTGGGTGTCATTGCCCAGCTTCATCCGCAAGAACAAAAAGCATTTGATGTAAAAGAAACTTATGTAGCTGAATTGAACTTGAATGCCATTTTAAGTGCAACACAAGAAGAGCTTGTTTATTCAATGATTCCTCGCTTCCCGGCAATGAGTCGTGATATCGCATTAGAATTGGATGTAGCAGCTCCAGCTGGTGAAATTGTAAGCATTATTAAAGGTGCAGGAACTTCTTTATTGAAAGAAGTAAAAGTATTTGATGTTTATGCAGGGGAGAAAATGACGGCTGGTAAAAAATCAGTAGCATTCTCATTAACATATTTCGACCCAGAGCGCACATTAACAGACGAAGAAGTGGTCACAGCGCACAATAAAGTATTAAAAGCATTAGCAGCAGCTGGTGCAGAAGTACGCTAA
- a CDS encoding quaternary amine ABC transporter ATP-binding protein translates to MGKIKIDRVTKVFGKNTSQALKLVKQEKSKEQILKETNATVGVYEASLTIEEGEIFVIMGLSGSGKSTLIRLLNRLIQPTSGDIYIDDQNITKLNKKSLQLVRREKMSMVFQNFALFPQRTILQNAEYGLEVRGVPKEERRLKAEKALQNAGLLSYKDQYPDQLSGGMQQRVGLARALANDTEIILMDEAFSALDPLIRKEMQDELLELQANLQKTIVFITHDLNEALRIGDRIAIMKDGKIMQVGTGEEILTNPANEYVRSFLEDVDRSKVLTAENAMIRPMTIQIDHEGPKVALQRMREDKVSVLLAVDKARKYLGYITANDALELAQSGEKSLQSILRNDMPIVEPSTIIQDVLSVISDSPTPLAVVEEGKLRGVLIRGVVLESLASEKNGGVDNE, encoded by the coding sequence ATGGGGAAAATTAAAATTGACCGAGTCACTAAAGTATTTGGAAAAAATACATCACAGGCATTAAAGCTCGTGAAGCAAGAAAAATCCAAAGAACAGATATTAAAAGAGACAAATGCTACTGTAGGTGTATATGAAGCTAGTTTGACAATTGAAGAGGGTGAGATTTTCGTAATCATGGGGCTCTCAGGAAGTGGGAAGTCTACATTAATCCGTTTACTCAATCGTCTCATTCAACCAACGAGTGGTGATATTTATATAGATGATCAAAATATTACAAAGCTCAATAAAAAGAGCCTGCAGCTAGTTCGCAGGGAAAAAATGAGCATGGTGTTTCAAAACTTCGCATTATTCCCGCAACGTACCATTTTACAAAATGCAGAGTATGGCCTGGAAGTCAGAGGCGTTCCAAAAGAGGAAAGACGATTAAAAGCAGAAAAGGCTTTACAGAATGCAGGGTTGCTCTCCTATAAAGACCAGTATCCAGATCAATTATCAGGTGGTATGCAGCAGCGTGTAGGACTTGCACGGGCGTTGGCAAATGATACAGAAATCATATTAATGGATGAAGCTTTTTCTGCTCTTGATCCGCTCATTCGTAAAGAGATGCAAGATGAGCTATTGGAGTTACAAGCTAATTTACAAAAAACCATTGTCTTTATTACACATGATTTAAATGAAGCACTTCGTATTGGGGATCGTATTGCCATTATGAAGGATGGAAAGATCATGCAAGTAGGAACAGGGGAAGAAATTTTGACAAACCCTGCAAATGAATATGTCCGTTCATTCCTGGAAGATGTAGACCGTTCGAAAGTATTGACGGCAGAAAATGCGATGATTCGTCCGATGACCATTCAAATTGATCATGAAGGGCCAAAAGTTGCGTTGCAGCGTATGAGAGAAGATAAAGTTAGTGTCCTGCTCGCAGTAGATAAAGCCCGAAAATATTTAGGTTATATTACTGCAAATGATGCTCTGGAGCTTGCGCAATCCGGTGAAAAATCACTGCAATCAATTTTACGTAACGATATGCCGATAGTGGAGCCATCTACAATTATTCAGGATGTTTTATCGGTTATTTCCGATTCTCCGACACCATTAGCAGTAGTCGAAGAGGGAAAACTGCGCGGAGTCTTAATCCGTGGAGTTGTTTTAGAGTCGTTAGCCTCTGAAAAAAACGGGGGTGTAGACAATGAGTAA
- a CDS encoding ABC transporter permease, which produces MSKLLNLATPLPIAENVEKLMDFVTDTFSAQFRFIQNNGEDLMDFVTSTLTAIPPYVFILIIAVLAFFATGKKFGLALFSIIGLLFILNQGLWDQLMNTFTLVLFSSLIAIVIGIPLGILMSKSKVVEEILKPILDFMQTMPGFVYLIPAVAFFGIGVVPGVFASVIFALPPTVRFTNLGIRQVPTHLIEAADSYGSTFTQKLVKVELPLSKSTIMAGINQTVLLSLSMVVIASMIGAPGLGREVLSALQRAQIGNGFVAGISLVIFAIIVDRLTQSLNKQKSNGGK; this is translated from the coding sequence ATGAGTAAACTTTTAAATTTGGCAACACCATTACCGATTGCAGAAAATGTTGAGAAACTGATGGATTTTGTTACTGATACGTTTTCTGCTCAATTCCGTTTCATTCAGAACAACGGTGAAGATTTAATGGATTTTGTAACATCCACATTAACAGCGATTCCACCGTATGTATTTATTTTAATCATTGCTGTACTAGCGTTTTTCGCAACAGGCAAAAAATTCGGTTTAGCCCTCTTTTCAATCATTGGTTTACTGTTCATCTTAAACCAAGGCTTATGGGATCAGCTTATGAATACATTTACACTCGTGCTGTTCTCTAGTTTAATCGCGATTGTAATCGGTATACCACTTGGAATTCTAATGTCGAAATCAAAAGTAGTAGAAGAAATTTTAAAACCAATTTTAGACTTTATGCAAACAATGCCAGGGTTCGTATATTTAATCCCAGCCGTTGCATTTTTCGGGATTGGTGTCGTACCAGGTGTATTTGCTTCAGTTATCTTCGCATTACCACCAACTGTACGTTTTACAAATCTCGGTATCCGTCAAGTTCCGACTCATTTAATCGAAGCGGCGGACTCTTATGGTAGTACTTTCACTCAAAAATTAGTAAAAGTAGAATTGCCACTTTCAAAATCTACAATTATGGCCGGTATTAACCAAACGGTACTTTTATCATTATCGATGGTCGTTATTGCATCGATGATCGGTGCACCTGGTTTAGGTCGAGAAGTATTATCGGCTCTACAAAGAGCACAAATCGGTAATGGATTTGTTGCGGGGATCAGTCTTGTAATCTTCGCTATTATCGTAGACCGTTTAACACAAAGTTTAAATAAACAAAAATCAAATGGGGGAAAATAA
- a CDS encoding nucleoside-diphosphate sugar epimerase, translating to MLRLSWLISMGISLFGVLIIQHFFTVKPDDVANGGNLGALGLALVAPFIILSLFITFRFFTESARNAKDQFMRMIYLVFGVALLVAFIYYAIDFSNSVYASLGGDTKTPGSTIYRFPLLNEYTNHVFLNFYTFGIVHTLSALVGAATGMVKPAKQSPQ from the coding sequence ATGTTGCGTCTTAGTTGGCTCATAAGTATGGGCATTAGTTTATTTGGAGTATTAATTATTCAGCACTTTTTTACGGTAAAACCGGACGATGTTGCAAATGGAGGAAATCTTGGCGCACTAGGTTTAGCACTAGTTGCACCATTTATTATACTTAGTTTATTTATTACGTTTCGCTTCTTTACTGAAAGTGCAAGAAACGCAAAAGATCAATTTATGCGTATGATTTATTTAGTATTTGGAGTGGCGCTGTTAGTGGCGTTCATCTATTATGCGATTGATTTTTCAAATAGTGTGTATGCATCCCTCGGTGGTGATACGAAGACACCCGGTTCCACAATTTATCGTTTCCCCCTATTAAATGAGTACACGAATCACGTTTTTCTTAATTTTTATACATTTGGAATTGTCCATACTTTAAGTGCTTTAGTCGGTGCTGCTACAGGAATGGTCAAGCCTGCCAAACAGTCTCCGCAATAA
- a CDS encoding glycine betaine ABC transporter substrate-binding protein: protein MKKLKWMPAATAMSAALLLAACGDDTTEKKETSSKEDLGSIELAYVEWDSEVASTYVVAEVLESVGYKVDITPLDNAIMWEAVSKGEADAMVSGWLPATHASQYEKYGADVEDLGPNLQGAKIGLVVPSYMEATSIADLSTEAASTITGIEAGAGVVAAAERALETYPNLESWSLQPSSSGAMTVALEQAIKNEEDIVVTGWSPHWKFANYDLKYLEDPEGVFGGEESIHTFVRQNLEKESPDAFKILDAFEWTTEDIEEVMLNIYSGTKPAEAAQQWVEENQDVVNKWTEGIEK from the coding sequence ATGAAAAAATTAAAATGGATGCCTGCAGCAACAGCAATGAGTGCGGCGCTATTATTAGCTGCGTGTGGAGATGACACAACAGAGAAAAAAGAAACGTCATCTAAAGAAGATCTAGGTTCAATCGAATTAGCCTATGTAGAATGGGATTCAGAAGTTGCCTCTACTTATGTAGTGGCAGAAGTACTGGAAAGTGTCGGCTATAAAGTTGACATTACACCATTGGATAATGCCATCATGTGGGAAGCAGTTTCTAAAGGTGAAGCAGATGCAATGGTATCTGGCTGGTTACCTGCTACACATGCTTCACAGTATGAAAAATACGGGGCAGATGTAGAAGATTTAGGACCAAACTTACAAGGTGCGAAAATTGGATTAGTTGTACCAAGTTATATGGAAGCAACATCAATTGCTGATTTATCGACAGAAGCGGCCTCAACAATTACAGGTATTGAAGCGGGTGCAGGTGTAGTTGCAGCTGCTGAAAGAGCACTTGAAACATATCCAAACCTGGAATCATGGTCATTACAACCATCATCATCGGGTGCGATGACAGTTGCTTTAGAACAAGCGATTAAAAATGAGGAAGATATCGTTGTGACAGGCTGGAGCCCACACTGGAAATTTGCCAATTATGATTTAAAATATTTGGAAGATCCTGAAGGCGTATTCGGCGGAGAAGAAAGCATTCACACATTTGTGCGTCAAAACTTAGAAAAAGAGTCACCTGACGCTTTCAAGATTTTAGATGCCTTTGAATGGACAACAGAAGATATCGAAGAAGTTATGCTGAACATTTACTCAGGAACAAAACCTGCAGAAGCAGCACAACAATGGGTTGAAGAAAACCAGGATGTTGTAAACAAATGGACAGAAGGTATTGAAAAGTAA
- a CDS encoding amino acid permease, which yields MEKLFRKKPINDLLLKSGNMQLPKTMGPFDLIMLGVGAIVGTGIFILPGTVSALHAGPGIVFSFTIAAVVCALAALCYSEFSSTVPVAGSAYSYSYIVFGEIIAWLVGWALLLEYGLATAAVATGWSGYFVSLLEGLSIHLPVALTGAFSPENGTYINLPAICIIFAIGALLSLGMKESTRFNALLVAIKLGVILLFIVVGVFYVKPDNWTPFLPFGMSGVFTGAALVFFAYLGFDAVSSAASEVKNPQRNMPIGIIGSLLVCTVLYVVVSLVLTGIVPYTDLNVTDPVSYAMQVIDQEWAAGIISLGAVIGMMTVILVMMYGGTRLLMAFARDGLMPKMLAQLSEKRKMPAKNTWLFTVIISFFAGFVPLDLLAELVNMGTLVAFIFVSAGILSLRKNKELPQDRFKVPFYPVLPILSFILCILLITQLSLHTWIACGIWFIIGIIVYFAYGKKHSTMNS from the coding sequence ATGGAAAAATTATTTAGAAAAAAACCAATCAATGACCTTTTACTTAAAAGCGGAAACATGCAGTTACCTAAAACAATGGGTCCTTTTGATTTGATTATGTTAGGTGTCGGTGCCATTGTCGGTACAGGCATATTCATTTTACCGGGCACGGTCTCTGCGCTCCATGCAGGCCCCGGAATTGTATTCTCCTTTACGATTGCTGCAGTCGTATGTGCATTAGCCGCACTATGTTATTCTGAATTTTCTTCTACTGTACCCGTTGCAGGTAGTGCCTATTCATATAGCTATATCGTTTTTGGAGAAATCATAGCATGGCTTGTCGGCTGGGCATTATTATTGGAATACGGTCTCGCAACTGCTGCCGTGGCAACAGGCTGGTCAGGTTATTTTGTTTCGCTGCTGGAAGGATTGAGTATCCATTTGCCGGTCGCTTTGACAGGGGCATTTAGTCCTGAAAACGGTACTTATATTAACTTACCTGCGATATGTATTATCTTTGCGATAGGTGCTTTACTGTCATTAGGAATGAAAGAATCGACACGTTTTAATGCATTATTGGTCGCAATTAAACTTGGTGTTATTTTATTGTTTATTGTAGTAGGTGTCTTTTATGTGAAGCCTGATAACTGGACACCTTTCCTGCCATTTGGAATGAGCGGTGTTTTCACAGGTGCCGCGCTCGTATTTTTTGCTTACTTAGGGTTTGATGCCGTATCTTCTGCTGCCTCGGAAGTAAAAAATCCACAGCGGAATATGCCAATCGGAATTATCGGTTCCTTGCTTGTCTGTACTGTCTTGTATGTAGTAGTTTCACTTGTACTGACAGGGATTGTTCCATATACAGACCTGAATGTAACCGATCCTGTATCTTACGCGATGCAAGTAATCGATCAGGAATGGGCAGCTGGAATTATATCGCTCGGGGCTGTCATTGGCATGATGACCGTTATATTAGTGATGATGTACGGCGGGACACGATTGTTAATGGCGTTTGCCCGTGATGGCTTAATGCCAAAAATGCTTGCACAATTAAGTGAAAAGCGTAAAATGCCTGCTAAAAATACGTGGCTATTTACAGTAATTATTTCATTTTTTGCAGGGTTTGTTCCATTGGATTTGTTGGCGGAACTTGTTAATATGGGGACACTGGTCGCGTTTATTTTTGTTTCTGCCGGCATTTTATCTTTACGTAAAAATAAAGAATTGCCACAAGATCGATTCAAAGTACCTTTTTATCCCGTTTTACCAATATTATCATTTATTTTATGTATTTTACTGATTACACAACTTTCCTTGCACACATGGATCGCTTGCGGTATTTGGTTTATTATCGGTATAATCGTTTATTTTGCGTATGGAAAAAAACATTCTACGATGAATTCTTAA
- a CDS encoding TrkA C-terminal domain-containing protein — MEKKIQIKQPKYQVIAEDIAAKIVEKKYVVGEKIYARSSLASQYSVSSETARRAIAVLQDLNIVEATKGSGVVIVSYENAAKYIQRLTGVKSIRDLQKQLTDSIERQIDELHHFQDTLGEMVNRTSRYQSINPFVPFQIDITENCPFLSKNVGEINFWQETGATIIGIKKDHELIVSPGPYATLSAGDTLFFIGKEECYSNVKHFLQLESNNFRSE, encoded by the coding sequence ATGGAGAAGAAAATCCAAATTAAGCAGCCCAAATATCAAGTAATAGCAGAAGATATTGCCGCTAAAATTGTTGAAAAAAAATATGTTGTCGGGGAAAAGATTTATGCCCGTTCATCGCTGGCATCTCAATACAGTGTTTCATCAGAAACCGCGAGACGAGCGATTGCCGTTCTACAGGATCTAAATATAGTAGAAGCGACAAAGGGGAGCGGTGTTGTCATCGTTTCCTATGAAAATGCTGCTAAATACATTCAACGGTTAACTGGCGTTAAATCAATAAGAGATTTACAAAAACAATTAACCGACAGTATTGAACGCCAAATTGATGAGTTGCATCATTTCCAGGATACATTAGGAGAAATGGTCAATCGGACTAGCCGCTATCAATCGATAAACCCGTTTGTACCTTTTCAAATCGATATTACTGAAAATTGCCCATTCCTATCGAAAAATGTTGGCGAAATCAATTTCTGGCAGGAAACGGGTGCTACAATAATTGGCATCAAAAAAGATCATGAGCTAATTGTTTCGCCTGGTCCATACGCAACACTCTCTGCCGGAGATACATTATTTTTTATTGGTAAAGAAGAATGTTATTCGAATGTAAAACACTTTTTACAGTTAGAAAGTAACAACTTTCGATCAGAATAG